Proteins encoded within one genomic window of Patescibacteria group bacterium:
- a CDS encoding SDR family oxidoreductase, whose protein sequence is MEQNNLFSLAGKTAVLTGAGGFFGRYFAEALLIAGAKVFLVDITEEKLNFLSDENRGRYKKIAVDLYDRKKAEDVYQEILDKNRIDILVNNAFDFSLKTGFNNESGKLDKATFEQLQASFESGIYWAVQATQKFGFAMKKQGQGSITNICSMYGVIAPSPDLYEGTDKFNPPGYSMAKAGLLQFTRYASSFLSPEVRVNAISPGAIPNTESQSYNAITNNDPVLQRLHKKILLKRMGHPNDLVGALIFLSSDSASYITGQNIIIDGGLTVT, encoded by the coding sequence GTGGAACAAAATAATCTTTTTTCTCTCGCGGGAAAGACAGCGGTTTTAACCGGCGCTGGCGGATTTTTCGGGAGGTATTTTGCCGAAGCCTTGCTAATTGCCGGAGCCAAGGTTTTTTTAGTTGATATAACCGAGGAAAAGTTGAATTTTTTGAGTGATGAAAATCGCGGCCGATATAAAAAAATTGCGGTTGATTTATATGACAGAAAGAAGGCGGAAGATGTTTATCAAGAAATTTTAGATAAAAACAGGATAGATATTTTAGTTAATAACGCTTTTGATTTTAGTTTAAAAACCGGGTTTAATAATGAAAGCGGAAAGTTAGATAAAGCCACTTTTGAACAGTTACAAGCTTCCTTTGAATCTGGAATTTATTGGGCGGTTCAGGCGACGCAAAAGTTCGGCTTTGCTATGAAAAAACAGGGCCAGGGTTCAATTACCAATATCTGTTCAATGTATGGCGTAATTGCGCCTTCGCCGGATTTATACGAAGGCACAGATAAATTTAATCCCCCCGGCTATAGTATGGCCAAGGCCGGTTTATTGCAATTTACCCGTTATGCGTCTTCATTTTTAAGCCCAGAAGTGCGCGTTAATGCGATTTCTCCCGGCGCTATCCCCAATACGGAAAGTCAGTCTTATAATGCTATTACTAATAATGATCCGGTTTTACAAAGGCTGCATAAAAAAATACTTTTAAAAAGAATGGGACACCCGAATGACTTAGTGGGGGCATTGATTTTTTTATCATCTGATTCAGCTAGTTATATAACCGGCCAGAATATAATCATTGATGGCGGACTAACCGTAACTTAA
- a CDS encoding HAD hydrolase family protein translates to MGSLTREELLRKLAKVKLLTLDFDGTLTDGFVYFGEDGYEFVRCSRKDSLGIELIREAEVEVVVLSKEANSIVATRCKKMGIECVQAIKDGEGKREILAREMKKRGLVPERVAYMGDDVNDLEPLEFAGLSITVADGDDSLKEKADFVTSRRGGEHAVREVCDLILESRKG, encoded by the coding sequence ATGGGATCATTAACGAGAGAGGAACTGTTAAGAAAACTGGCCAAAGTAAAATTGTTGACCCTGGATTTTGACGGCACTTTAACCGACGGCTTTGTTTATTTCGGCGAGGATGGATATGAATTTGTTCGTTGCAGCCGCAAAGACAGCCTCGGCATTGAGTTAATAAGAGAGGCCGAGGTTGAGGTCGTTGTTTTGTCAAAGGAAGCAAATTCTATTGTTGCCACTCGTTGCAAGAAAATGGGAATTGAGTGCGTTCAAGCCATAAAGGATGGCGAGGGTAAAAGAGAAATTTTAGCAAGGGAAATGAAAAAACGCGGTTTAGTTCCCGAACGGGTCGCCTATATGGGAGATGATGTTAACGATTTAGAACCTTTGGAATTCGCCGGCCTTAGCATTACGGTTGCGGATGGCGATGACAGCCTGAAAGAAAAAGCGGATTTTGTAACTAGCCGCAGAGGGGGGGAGCACGCTGTTCGGGAAGTGTGTGATTTAATTCTTGAATCCAGAAAGGGGTGA